The following is a genomic window from Amycolatopsis acidiphila.
GCGCGAGCGGGGTCAGCGGGGCGTCCTCGGCCGGTTTGATGACGATCGTGTTGCCGGCGGCGATCGCGGCGCCGACATCGCTGACGAACATCGGTCCGGGCGCGTTCCAGGGGATCACGCTGCCGACCACGCCGTAGGGCTCGCGCAGGGTCAGCCCGAGCACGTCCGGCGCGCTCGCGGGCAGGCTCAGCCCGTGGACCTTGTCCGCCTGGCCCGCGATGAAGGTCAGGATCCGCGCCATCGGCGGCGGTCCCCAGCTCGGGCGGCCCACCTCCTGCGACTCGAGGCGGTCCAGTTCGCTCTCGTGCTCGGCGACCAGCTGCGCCCAGCGCAGGACGAGCGCCCCGCGCGCGGCCGGGCTGGTGTCCCGCCAGGCCGGGAAGGCGGCACTCGCGGCGTCGACGGCCGCGTCGACGTCGGCGCCGCCGCCGCGGGGCACCCGCGCCAGGACCTTCCGCGTCGCCGGGTTGATCACCTCGATGGTCTCCCCGCTCTTCGCCGGCACCCATTCGCCGCCGATGAGCTGGACGTCGTCGAGGAGGAGCGTGCCGGTCTCCGGACCGGGCAGGACGGTCGTCATGTGCTGCTCCCTCGGTGTTCGGCCCTGATGAGCGCGATGGAACAGGACTATGCCGGGGTGCGCGTCACGGGCGCGACACGCCTTTCACGACGCGGAAAACCGGCGCCGCAGGTGTGCGCGCGCGTCGGCGAGACATCCGTCGCGGCCCTCGTGCGGCCGACGACCGACGACGGCGGGTGCGGGGACTTCCTAACGTCATGGGGTACTTCCCCCGCGCCTGAAAGGCGGTCGTATGACCGGCTCCCCGCCCAGCAGGGCCTCGCTCCTGCTCGCCAGCTGCGTCGGAACCTCGATCGAGTGGTACGACTACTACATCTTCGGCAGCGCCTCGGCGCTGGTGTTCGGCTCGCTGTTCTACCCGTCGTTCTCGCCCGTGGCCAGCACGCTCGCCGCGTTCGGCACGTTCGCGGTCGGGTTCATCGCCCGCCCGCTCGGCGGCGCGGTGATCGGGCACTTCGGCGACCGGATCGGGCGCAAGGCGATGCTGGTGCTGACCCTGATGATGGCGGGGATCTCCACGTTCCTGATCGGGCTGCTGCCCGGCTACGCCACGATCGGGGTCGCCGCACCCGTGCTCCTGGTGCTGCTGCGGCTGTTGCAGGGCTTCGGCGTCGGCGGCGAATGGGGTGGCGCGGTGCTGATGGCCACCGAGCACGCCGGGCCGCGCCGGCGCGCGGTGTTCGGCAGCTTCGCGCAGTTCGGCGTGCCGATCGGGGTGCTCACCTCGAACCTGGTTTTCCTGCTCGCGTCCCAGCTGCCCGCGGCGAGCTTCCGGTCGTGGGGGTGGCGCATCCCGTTCCTGCTCAGCATCGTGCTGCTCGTCGTCGGCATGCTGGTGCGCCGGAAGCTCGACGAGAGCCCGGACTTCCGGCGCGTCAAGGAAACCAACCGGGTCAGCAAGCTGCCCTTCGGCACGCTGGTGCGCGAGCAGCCCGGCACGCTCCTGCTGGCGAGCGTCGCGGCGATCGCGCCGCCCGCCGTGGGCTACACGGTGATGGTCTACATGCTCAACTACGGCACCGCGGTCGCCGGGTTCACCCGGAACACCCTGCTCACGCTGCTCCTGCTCTCGGCGGTGCTGTGGATCGTGATGATCTACTTCGCGGCGCGGTGGGCGGACCGGTGGGGCAGCAAGCGGGTGTACGCGATCGGCGCGCTGACCGCGGTGGCCTGGGCGTTCCCGCTGTTCGCCCTGGTCAACACCCGCGGTTTCGGCGCCGCGCTGGTGGCGTTCTTCGTCGCCGCGGTCGTACAGGCGATCATGGCGGGCGCGCAGGGCGCGCTGTTCACCGAGCTGTTCCACACCCGCCTGCGGTTCAGCGGCGCGTCGATCGCCTACCAGCTGGGCGGCCTCGTCGGTGGCGCGGTGACGCCGCTGGTCGCGACGGCGTTGTTCGGCGCCTACCACTCGTCCACGCCCATCGCGCTCTACCTGGCCCTGGTCTGCGCGCTCAGCCTGGTGGCGGTGGTGCTGCTGCGGGTACCGGCTTCCCTTCCGGCGCATGAAAAGGCCGTGGCGGACGAGGACGCGGCGCCCCTAGCGTCGGGACGGGAACCGAACTAGGGAGTGCCGATGTTCGAGGCGATGATCGATCCGACCGCCCGTCCTGCCGTGACCGCCCCCGTCGTGCTCGCGCCACGCCCGGCGGAACTCGCCGGGCTGACCGTGGGCCTGCTGACCAACACCAAGAAGAACGCCGAGTCCTTTTTGGACGAAGTGGGCGCGCTGCTGGCCGAGGAACACGGCGTCGCGGGCCTCGTGCGCCGCAAGAAGCTCAACATCGCGCAGACGGCGCCCGCCGAGATGCGCGACGAGCTGGTGCGGGCCTGCGACGTGATCGTCGTCGGGGTCGGGGACTGCGGCTCGTGCAGCGCGTCGGCCGTCGCCGACGGGCTCGAGCTGGAGGCCGCGGGGGTGCCCGCGGTGGTGATCTGCAGCGAGGCGTTCGTGCCGACGGCCGACGCGATGGCCGATCTCAAGGGCGCCAAGGGGTACGACTACGCCCGGACGCCGCATCCGGTCGCGCCGCTGGAGCGCGCCGAGGTGCGGGCGCGGGCCCGCCGGATCCTGCCCGATCTCGTCGGCATCCTCACCAGGGCTTCGGTCGCGGCATGACCGACACCGCGCTCGAACGCGACGCCGCCCGGCTGGAGTACGCGCGCGACGCCGTCGAGCACGCCTACGACGAGGGCTGGACCGACGGCCTGCCGATCGTGCCCGTCACCGCGGCGATGGTCGAGGAGTTCCTCGCGGCCACGCCCCGGCCGCCGGACGAGGTCGTCGCGGCGCTGCCGCACCTGGACCGGGAGTGCACGGTCGAGCAGGCGGCGGTCAACGCGGCGATGGCGGGCTGCCGCCCGGAGTACTTCCCGGTCGTGCTCGCGGCGTGGGACGCGCTGATGCACCAGCCCAGCGTCACCGGCGGGGGCTGGCAGAGCACGAGCGGCCCGGCGCCGCTCATCGTGGTCAACGGCCCGGTTCGCGCCGAGCTCGGGATCAACTCCACCGGTGGCGTGCTGGGGCCCGGGTTCCGCGCCAACGCGACGATCGCGCGGGCGGTCGGGCTGGTGGTGCGCAACGTCCTGGGCATCCGGCCGCACGAGCTGGAGCAGGCGACGCAGGGCCTGCCGGGGCGCTGGTCGCTGTGTGTGGGCGAGAACGAGGAAGAGAGCCCGTGGGAGCCGCTGTCGGCCGAACTGGGCCTGCCTGCCGGCGCGGACGCCGTGTCCGCGTTGTTGTTGCGCACGTGCGAGTTCGTGGACAACCGGCACACCCAGGATCCCGAGGAGGTGCTCTGGGACTTCTGCGACACGATCGCCAGGACGGGCGCCGCCATCGGGCGGTTCTCCTCCGCGGGGCTCGTGCTCAGCGTCGAGCACGCCCAGCTGCTGGCCGGCGGCGGCTTCGCCAAGGCCGACGTGCAGCAGTGGCTCCACGACCACGCCGTGCGCAGCCACGCGGACCTCGAGCGGGCGGGCAAGGGCCTCGACGGCCTGCAGGCGCCCGGGATCGACGAGTACGGGCTGCACATGACGCCGAGCCCGGAGCAGATCCCGATCATCGTCGCGGGCGCGCGCAACGCCGCGATGTCGATGGTGGTGCGGCCCTTCGGCTTCAGCGGCTGGTCCCGCACCGCGCATCCCGTGCGGCGGGGGTGAGCACGAGCGTGGGGGCGGGTTCCGAACCCGCCCCCACGCTCGTCAGGACGTCGGGTCGAGCACCTGCTCCAGCGGGATCACCGGCACCGGGCCTGCCAGGTCCGAGGGCGCCGCCGGGGCGTAGGCGAAGTTCTTCGCCCGCGCGCCACCGTCCACGACGAAGTCGCAGCCGGTGATCAACCGCGCGTAGTCCGAGCACATCCACGCCATGCAGTGGCCGATGTCGGTCGGCGTGCCGGTCGTGCCCATGGGCACCAACGGCATCCGGTCCCCCGCCCAGCGCGACGGCCGCCGCCACGGCTCGTCACCCGTCGGGCCGCCAAGGCCGTTGGTGCGCGGGCGGTCGAGCACCCCGCCCGGCCCCTGCTCGGCGATCAGGTCCGGGTTGTCCGGCGTCGGCGCGGTGGGCGTGAAGCTGTTGACGCGGATCCCGTACGGCGCCAGGTCCATCGCCGCCGCGCGCACGAAGTTGTTCACCCCGCCCTTGTGGAACGCGTACGCGATCACGCCGGCGGTGCCGGACCAGCCGTTGGACGAGGAGATCGCCACGATCGACCCGCGGATCCCGCGCTCGGCCATGTGCCGCCCGGCGTGCTTGGTGTTGAGGAAGTTGCCCATCGCCGCGACCTGCACGGCGCGGGAGAAGAACTCGGCGCTCTCGTCCAGCACGCCGCGCCCGCCCAGCACGGCCGCGTTGTTGACCACGATGTCGATCTGCCCGAACTCCTCGATCACCCGGCCGAGGTAGGCCTGGACCTGCTGCTCGTCGGTGACGTCGCCGGGGATCGCGATCGCGGTGCCGCCGTTGCGTTCGATGCGCTCGACCGACTTCTGCGCGGCCGCGCCGTCGAGGTCGTTGCAGGCGACCTTCGCACCGTAGCGGGCCAGCGCGAGGGCGATCCCGCTGCCGATGTTGGGCCCGGACCCGGTGACGACCGCGACCTTGCCTTCGAGAGAGATTTCCACGCTTTCCCCTACTGTTCGTCGGACATCATCGGGAAGTGACAGGCGACGCTGTGGCCGGGCGCGAGCTCCCGCAGCACCGGCGCCTCGGCGGCGCAGCGGTCGCGGGCGAACGGGCACCGCGTCCGGAACCGGCAACCGCTCGGGGGCGAGATCGGGGATGGCGGCTCACCCCTGAGCGGCACCGGCTCGGCGTCGCGGGCGGCGCCCGGCTCCAGCTTCGGGATCGACGACAGCAGCGCGACGGTGTAGGGGTGCAGCGGCGCGCGGTAGAGCGCCTCCGCGGGCCCGATCTCGCACAGCTGCCCCAGGTGCATCACCGCGACGCGGTCGCTCACCTGCTTGACCAGCGCCAGGTCGTGGGAGATGAACAGATACGACAGGCCCAGCTCCCGGCGCAGCCGCTCGAACAGGTTCAGCACCTGCGCCTGGATCAGCACGTCCAAAGAGGACACTGCCTCGTCGCACACCACGAGCGCCGGGTCGAGCGCGATGGCACGGGCGATCGCGACCCGCTGGCACTGCCCGCCCGACAGCTCGTGCGGGCGGCGCCGGGCGTAGCTGTCCGGGTTGAGCCCGACCAGGTCGAGCAGCTCCCGCACGCGTGACTCGCGGTTGCCCGCCCGGTAGCCGACGAGCGGTTCCGCCACGATCTCCGAAACCCGCCACCGCGGGTTCAGCGAGCCGTAGGGGTCCTGGAAGACCATCTGCAGCTGCCGCCGCGCCTCGGTGAGCCCGCGGCTGCGCCTGCGCATCAGGTCCTCGCCCTGGAAGTACACCTCGCCCGACTTCGGGCGCGGCGCCTGCAGGATCGAGCGGGCCAGCGTGGACTTCCCCGAGCCGGTCTCCCCCACCACGCCGAGGGTCTCCCCCGTCGCGAGGTCGAACGACACGTCCGAGACGGCGTGCACCACGCCGCCCTTGACCCCGCCCCGCCCGCGCGCGGTGAACTCCTGGACGACGTTGCGGACGCTGAGCAGCGGTGTGGTCATCGGTCGCCTCCAACCTCGCACGGGTGCCAGCACGCCCACCAGTGACCGGGTTCGTGCTCGGTGAACGGCGGCGCCGTCGTCCGGCATTCGTCGGTGGCGCGGGGGCAGCGCGGCGCGAACGGGCAGCCCGCCGGCAGCGCCGTGAGGTCGGGCGGCTGCCCCGGAGTCACCGGCAGCTCCGCGTGCGGCGGCCGTTCGAGCCGCGGGATCGCCCCGAGCAGCGCCTGGGTGTAGGGCATCCGGACGCGGGCGAACAGCGTGCTCGCCGGCGCGTACTCGACCGCCCTGCCCGCGTACATCACCACCACGTCGTCGGCGTAGCTCGCCGCCAGGCCCAGGTCGTGGCTGATCAGCACGATGGCCGTGCCCAGGCGCTGCCGCAGCTCGGCCAGCAGCCGCATGATCTGCGCCTGGGTGGTCACGTCCAGCGCGGTGGTCGCCTCGTCCGCGATCAGCAGCTTCGGCTCGCCCGCCAGCGCGATCGCGATCATCACGCGCTGGCGCATCCCGCCGGAGAGCTGGTGCGGGTACTCGTGGAACCGCCGCTCGGGCGCGGGCAGCCGCACCAGCTGCAGCAGCTCGACCGCGCGGTCGTGCGCGGCCTGACGGCTCACCTTGGCGTGCGCGCGCACGGCCTCGGTGATCTGGGTGCCGATCCGCATCGTCGGGTTGAGCGAGCGCGCCGGATCCTGGAACACCATCGCGATCTCGGCACCGCGGATGCGCCGCATCTGCTTCTCCGAGCGCCCGAGCAGCTCCCTGCCCTCGAACCGGGCCGAGCCGGTGACGCGGGCGGCCGGGGGCAGCAGGCCCATCAAAGCCCGGGAGCTGACGCTCTTGCCCGAGCCGGACTCGCCGATGACGGCCAGCGTCCGCCCGGCCTCGAGCCGGTAGGACAGCCCGTTGACCGCGTGCACGCGGCGACCGCGGGTGACGAACCGCACCCGCAGGTCCTCGACCTCGAGCAGCGGCTGGTGTCCACTCAGGACGGACACGGGCAGGGTCTGCGCGGCTTCTTCGACACTCATCGGCCACTCCAGCGGGAGCGCAGCGTCTCACCCAGGAGGTTGAACGCCAGCACGGTCAGGAAGAGCACGAGACACGGCCAGACCACGAGCATCGGCGTCGCCGACAGGCTCTGCTGCCCCTGGGAGATCATGTTGCCCCAGCTCGGCGCGGGCGGCGGGATGCCGAGCCCGAGGAAGCTCAGTGCGCCCTCGATGACGATCGTGATGCCCATCCCCAGCATGGAGAAGGTCACCAGCTGCGGCAGGATGTTCGGCGCGATGTGCCGGAACAGCATCCGCGGCACCCGCGTGCCGCACAGGTCCGCCGCCACCATGAACGGCTGCTCGCGCAGCCGCAGGGTCGCCGCCCGCGAGATCCGCGCGAACGCCGGCACCGAGAAGAACGCCAGCGCCAGGATGGTGTTGGTCTGGCTGGGCCCGAGGCTCTGCGCGACGGCGAGGGTCAGCACCAGCGACGGGAACGCGATCAGCACGTCGAGCACCCGCATGATCACCGCGTCGAGCACCCCGCCCGCGTAGGCGCTCACCGCGCCCAGCGTGCCGCCCAGGACGAGGCCGAGCGCGTTCACCGACAGCCCGACGATCAGCGATGAGCGGCCGCCGTAGAGCAGGCGGGACCACACGTCGTTGCCGTTGGGGTCGGTGCCGAGCAGGTGCCCGGGGGAGAACGCGGGCAGGTTGGACGAGAGCACGTCGCCGCCGGTCGGGCCGGGCACCGGGCCGACGAGCGGCCACACGAAGCACGCGCCGACCACCAGCACGAGCAGGACGAGCGGCACGACCAGCTCGAGGTGCCGCAGCCAGCCCCGGCCGAGCCCGCTGTCGTCCTTGAGCAGGACGGCCGACGCGCCGGCCTCAACTATCGCCATAGCGGATCCTCGGGTCGAGTACGGCGTAGAGCAGGTCGGTGAGCAGGTTCGCCAGCACCGCGACGATGGCGAAGACCACCACGCAGGCCTGCACCACCACGTAGTCCCGGGTGTTGATCGCCTGCAGCAGCAGCTGGCCGATGCCCGGCAGCGCGAAGATCTGCTCGATGATCACGGTCGCGCCGATCAGCGTCCCCAGGTTCAGCCCGACGACGGTGAGCAGCCCGAAGGAGGAGTTGCGGAACGCGTGCCGCAGCAGCACCTGCCACGGCCCGATCCCCTTCGCCCGCGCCGTCACGATGTAGTCCTCGCCCTGCAGCTGGTCCACCAGGTCCCCACGCAGGAACCTGGTGTAGAAGCAGAACAGCGGGAACGCGATCGCGACCGCGGGCAGGAACAGCGAGCGCAGGTTCTCCCCCAGGCCCTGCCCGACGGGGACGAACCCGATGGCGGGGAACACGGTGAACCGGACGGCGAACAGCAGCACCAGCAGCAGCGCGAACACGTAGTTGGCCACCGAC
Proteins encoded in this region:
- a CDS encoding MFS transporter — encoded protein: MTGSPPSRASLLLASCVGTSIEWYDYYIFGSASALVFGSLFYPSFSPVASTLAAFGTFAVGFIARPLGGAVIGHFGDRIGRKAMLVLTLMMAGISTFLIGLLPGYATIGVAAPVLLVLLRLLQGFGVGGEWGGAVLMATEHAGPRRRAVFGSFAQFGVPIGVLTSNLVFLLASQLPAASFRSWGWRIPFLLSIVLLVVGMLVRRKLDESPDFRRVKETNRVSKLPFGTLVREQPGTLLLASVAAIAPPAVGYTVMVYMLNYGTAVAGFTRNTLLTLLLLSAVLWIVMIYFAARWADRWGSKRVYAIGALTAVAWAFPLFALVNTRGFGAALVAFFVAAVVQAIMAGAQGALFTELFHTRLRFSGASIAYQLGGLVGGAVTPLVATALFGAYHSSTPIALYLALVCALSLVAVVLLRVPASLPAHEKAVADEDAAPLASGREPN
- a CDS encoding UGSC family (seleno)protein, encoding MFEAMIDPTARPAVTAPVVLAPRPAELAGLTVGLLTNTKKNAESFLDEVGALLAEEHGVAGLVRRKKLNIAQTAPAEMRDELVRACDVIVVGVGDCGSCSASAVADGLELEAAGVPAVVICSEAFVPTADAMADLKGAKGYDYARTPHPVAPLERAEVRARARRILPDLVGILTRASVAA
- a CDS encoding SDR family NAD(P)-dependent oxidoreductase; the encoded protein is MEISLEGKVAVVTGSGPNIGSGIALALARYGAKVACNDLDGAAAQKSVERIERNGGTAIAIPGDVTDEQQVQAYLGRVIEEFGQIDIVVNNAAVLGGRGVLDESAEFFSRAVQVAAMGNFLNTKHAGRHMAERGIRGSIVAISSSNGWSGTAGVIAYAFHKGGVNNFVRAAAMDLAPYGIRVNSFTPTAPTPDNPDLIAEQGPGGVLDRPRTNGLGGPTGDEPWRRPSRWAGDRMPLVPMGTTGTPTDIGHCMAWMCSDYARLITGCDFVVDGGARAKNFAYAPAAPSDLAGPVPVIPLEQVLDPTS
- a CDS encoding ABC transporter ATP-binding protein; translated protein: MTTPLLSVRNVVQEFTARGRGGVKGGVVHAVSDVSFDLATGETLGVVGETGSGKSTLARSILQAPRPKSGEVYFQGEDLMRRRSRGLTEARRQLQMVFQDPYGSLNPRWRVSEIVAEPLVGYRAGNRESRVRELLDLVGLNPDSYARRRPHELSGGQCQRVAIARAIALDPALVVCDEAVSSLDVLIQAQVLNLFERLRRELGLSYLFISHDLALVKQVSDRVAVMHLGQLCEIGPAEALYRAPLHPYTVALLSSIPKLEPGAARDAEPVPLRGEPPSPISPPSGCRFRTRCPFARDRCAAEAPVLRELAPGHSVACHFPMMSDEQ
- a CDS encoding ABC transporter ATP-binding protein; protein product: MSVEEAAQTLPVSVLSGHQPLLEVEDLRVRFVTRGRRVHAVNGLSYRLEAGRTLAVIGESGSGKSVSSRALMGLLPPAARVTGSARFEGRELLGRSEKQMRRIRGAEIAMVFQDPARSLNPTMRIGTQITEAVRAHAKVSRQAAHDRAVELLQLVRLPAPERRFHEYPHQLSGGMRQRVMIAIALAGEPKLLIADEATTALDVTTQAQIMRLLAELRQRLGTAIVLISHDLGLAASYADDVVVMYAGRAVEYAPASTLFARVRMPYTQALLGAIPRLERPPHAELPVTPGQPPDLTALPAGCPFAPRCPRATDECRTTAPPFTEHEPGHWWACWHPCEVGGDR
- a CDS encoding ABC transporter permease, which gives rise to MAIVEAGASAVLLKDDSGLGRGWLRHLELVVPLVLLVLVVGACFVWPLVGPVPGPTGGDVLSSNLPAFSPGHLLGTDPNGNDVWSRLLYGGRSSLIVGLSVNALGLVLGGTLGAVSAYAGGVLDAVIMRVLDVLIAFPSLVLTLAVAQSLGPSQTNTILALAFFSVPAFARISRAATLRLREQPFMVAADLCGTRVPRMLFRHIAPNILPQLVTFSMLGMGITIVIEGALSFLGLGIPPPAPSWGNMISQGQQSLSATPMLVVWPCLVLFLTVLAFNLLGETLRSRWSGR
- a CDS encoding ABC transporter permease; translated protein: MTVAEARAPGALSHVLHSPSLRLVVRRLLMAIPIVLGVSILTFLVLSLIPGDAAQLLLGPEATPAQVAALNHQMGLDQPAVLRYLHWLGGALHGDLGNSLVSGQPVTGELGSRLAVSGELVGLAFVISLGLAVPVALLAAYRPNRLVDRISMLVSITGLSVANYVFALLLVLLFAVRFTVFPAIGFVPVGQGLGENLRSLFLPAVAIAFPLFCFYTRFLRGDLVDQLQGEDYIVTARAKGIGPWQVLLRHAFRNSSFGLLTVVGLNLGTLIGATVIIEQIFALPGIGQLLLQAINTRDYVVVQACVVVFAIVAVLANLLTDLLYAVLDPRIRYGDS